A genome region from Camelina sativa cultivar DH55 chromosome 10, Cs, whole genome shotgun sequence includes the following:
- the LOC104718434 gene encoding heat stress transcription factor A-4a-like, whose amino-acid sequence MDESNHGGSSSSLPPFLTKTYEMVDDSSSDSIVSWSQSNKSFIVWNPPDFSRDLLPRFFKHNNFSSFIRQLNTYGFRKADPEQWEFANDDFVRGQSHLMKNIHRRKPVHSHSLPNLQAQQNLLTDSERVRMKNQIERLTKEKEGLLEELQKQDEEREGFEMQVKELKERLQRMEKRQKTMVSFVSQVLEKPGLALNLSPCVPEPNERKRRFPRIGFLPDEPMMEENQTCVVVREEGSTSPSSHTTEHQVEQLGSSIAIWENLVSDSCESMLQTRSMMTLDVDDSSTCPESPPLSCIQLSIDKRPKSPSSPRIIDMNSEPDVTKEQNNTVAAPPPSVAGANDVFWQQFFSENPGSTEQRDKAEDRSEKLWWSSRNVNTITEQLGHLTSSERS is encoded by the exons ATGGATGAGAGTAATCATGGAGGTTCATCAAGCTCACTACCACCTTTTCTTACAAAAACCTATGAGATGGTTGATGATTCTTCATCGGATTCGATCGTCTCGTGGAGTCAGAGCAACAAGAGTTTCATCGTTTGGAATCCCCCGGACTTTTCTAGAGATCTTCTTCCGAGATTCTTCAAGCACAACAACTTCTCGAGTTTTATCCGTCAGCTTAACACATAT GGTTTTAGAAAAGCTGATCCTGAGCAGTGGGAATTTGCAAATGATGATTTTGTGAGAGGTCAATCTCATCTTATGAAGAACATTCATAGACGCAAACCTGTTCATAGCCACTCTTTACCTAATCTTCAAGCTCAGCAAAACCTCTTGACGGATTCAGAACGAGTGAGGATGAAGAATCAGATCGAGAGATTgacgaaagagaaagaagggTTGCTTGAAGAGTTACAAAAGCAAGATGAGGAACGAGAAGGGTTTGAGATGCAAGTGAAAGAACTAAAAGAACGGTTACAACGCATGGAGAAGCGTCAGAAAACAATGGTTTCGTTTGTTTCTCAAGTATTGGAAAAACCAGGGCTTGCTTTGAACCTCTCACCGTGTGTTCCCGAACCAAACGAGAGGAAAAGAAGGTTCCCTAGGATCGGGTTCTTGCCTGATGAACCGATGATGGAAGAGAACCAAACATGTGTTGTTGTGAGAGAGGAAGGTTCCACAAGCCCGTCTTCACACACAACAGAGCATCAGGTTGAACAGTTAGGGTCATCGATAGCGATTTGGGAGAATCTTGTATCGGATTCTTGTGAGAGTATGTTACAAACAAGAAGCATGATGACACTTGATGTGGATGACTCGTCTACTTGTCCAGAAAGCCCTCCTCTTTCTTGCATACAGCTAAGTATCGATAAACGTCCcaaatctccttcttctccaaggaTCATCGACATGAACTCTGAGCCCGATGTTACGAAAGAACAGAACAATACTGTTGCTGCTCCTCCTCCTTCAGTAGCAGGAGCGAATGATGTTTTCTGGCAGCAGTTCTTCTCAGAGAATCCTGGCTCAACTGAGCAACGGGATAAAGCTGAAGATCGTAGTGAGAAATTGTGGTGGAGTTCAAGGAATGTAAATACAATTACGGAACAGCTTGGACATCTGACTTCTTCAGAGAGAAGTTGA